The Panicum hallii strain FIL2 chromosome 9, PHallii_v3.1, whole genome shotgun sequence genome has a window encoding:
- the LOC112875063 gene encoding rRNA biogenesis protein RRP5, whose product MLAASLKPAPSLAAFSPSARRSPAPSVSFSFPARLNQRPLLSAAATAEGTGAPAGQGEVSSSSTAAAPPIDEARLAQFAADWEVARADKEQGKILTLPVLRANSGGLIVKFNSLQGFVPNPLLSPAHWCKDPKRPIQDATKDLVGTSISVKVSEVNEEERKLVFSEKDASWSKYSSQIKIGDIYDGIVGSVFPYGAFVHLRFPDGLYHLTGLVHISEVSWDLVQDVQDFLNEGDAVKVLVVNIDMEKSRIALSIRQLEEDPLLETLDKVIPLEADQSPDRIMSPSEVELLPGLDGICNELLQEDGITDVQFGRQALEKRVVSQDLELWLSNVPAKDNKFTLLARAGRQVQEVYLTTSLDQEGIKKAQKIPESSIGAFADEDEEDVEDTGSEEATSSTETEEEDQDRSGGGAAEKEEERDGSSLMPACSAREYFVARDRWSACRFRRLVEQGLAVEPSTDDQDQPDPRKSKARKKGKKKRKGSKKRRERRPAAGPPAAAGLRAFATPRRTWEPSLPSVVEEENAVSPLESPASSGGVPKP is encoded by the exons ATGCTGGCGGCGTCCCTCAAGCCCGCGCCCTCCCTCGCGGCCTTCTCCCCTTCCGCCCGGAGGAGCCCCGCGCCATCAgtctccttctccttccctgCCCGCCTCAACCAGCGTCCGCTCCTCTCGGCCGCCGCAACCGCCGAGGGAACCGGCGCCCCGGCAGGCCAGGGAGaagtctcctcctcctccaccgccgccgctcccccgatCGATGAGGCGCGCCTCGCTCAG TTCGCTGCGGACTGGGAAGTTGCGCGCGCGGACAAGGAGCAGGGGAAGATCCTCACGCTGCCGGTGCTCAGGGCAAACAGCGGCGGGCTCATCGTCAAGTTCAACTCCCTGCAGGGGTTCGTGCCCAACCCTCTCCTCAGCCCCGCGCACTGGTGTAAAG ACCCCAAAAGGCCCATCCAAGATGCTACGAAGGACCTAGTGGGAACGTCCATTTCTGTCAAG GTGTCTGAAGTAAATGAGGAGGAAAGGAAGCTTGTCTTCTCCGAGAAAGATGCTAGTTGGTCAAAATACTCTTCCCAAATCAAGATTGGTGACATCTATGATGGAATTGTGGGCTCAGTGTTCCCCTATGGTGCATTTGTTCACCTGCGATTTCCTGATG GATTATATCATCTTACTGGTCTTGTACATATCTCTGAGGTGTCTTGGGATCTTGTCCAAGATGTTCAGGATTTTCTAAATGAAGGGGATGCTGTCAAGGTCCTAGTGGTCAATATTGATAT GGAGAAGTCAAGGATAGCTTTATCAATCAGACAACTGGAGGAAGATCCTCTATTGGAGACATTGGACAAAGTTATTCCTTTG GAAGCTGATCAATCTCCTGACCGCATCATGTCTCCTTCAGAAGTTGAACTTCTGCCAGGACTTGATGGTATATGTAATGAACTACTGCAAGAGGATGG TATAACTGATGTACAGTTTGGACGGCAAGCGTTGGAAAAACGTGTTGTTTCACAAGATTTGGAGCTTTGGCTTTCCAAC GTGCCAGCTAAGGATAACAAGTTCACGCTACTTGCGCGAGCTGGGAGGCAG GTCCAGGAAGTGTATTTGACAACCTCCCTAGACCAGGAGGGCATAAAGAAGGCT CAGAAGATCCCGGAGAGCTCCATCGGCGCCTTCGccgacgaggacgaggaggatGTGGAGGACACGGGGAGCGAGGAGGCCACGTCGTCCACGGAAACGGAGGAGGAGGACCAGgaccgcagcggcggcggcgcggcggagaaggaggaggagcgggACGGTAGCAGCTTGATGCCGGCGTGCAGCGCGAGGGAGTACTTCGTGGCCCGGGACCGGTGGTCGGCGTGCCGCTTCAGGAGGCTGGTGGAGCAGGGCCTCGCCGTGGAGCCGAGCACAGATGATCAAGATCAACCGGATCCGAGGAAGAGCAAGGCAaggaagaaggggaagaagaagcgGAAGGGGAGTAAGAAGCGGAGAGAGCGTCGTCCAGCCGCGggcccgccggcggcggcggggttgaGGGCGTTCGCGACGCCGAGGAGGACGTGGGAGCCCAGCCTGCCgtcggtggtggaggaggagaaCGCCGTCTCTCCTCTCGAGTCTCCAGCATCCTCCGGAGGAGTTCCCAAACCATGA
- the LOC112875792 gene encoding golgin subfamily A member 6-like protein 7 isoform X2, which translates to MATYNFGLLELADGESGEAAVSVVIGKKKSEAAATKLADVADPAEPAAYDKPKYSYFTKLQHDNGVRKCQQELKRLREVLIKLREEEIKLKEKEGNEGHIKELFEEQRRLRQEQRKLRMDEAILVPQRKAFYEEHCIPLEEDERMKSGSSDFANADSGSNYDEISGNAYNNNNVSNCGSNDQVCDSGEHYSYGYDERQVERGHDNYNNGERQGNRQGQPRMKKVYMRKVKTSSDAGTEAEEKAEENVVSAKATEQKEANADNASESNKSAGGAAQDGSNNQQGAAAGERKLIRKERLNGSKKRKKKNAKKIMGNESEKVKKQDSEVDGSKKQADKQPLEEEKKTLAEYERMREEKKKSSEVPKTEAEKAQPIVKEASKKKGTVEAEGKEATTKDAKPKKVAVPHQNLGFRPPKRVSYDQKAAVQNGDGASTYAYNGGSNGAPRDDYSGPGRRDGYNRGNDGHGYDGYQGNGRYRQQHQQGGQQQRRPADERYYGEHRNSAPLLDVENMSKFPAVPVASSAQSAALASASAPALAEASAPTST; encoded by the exons ATGGCCACCTACAACTTCGGTCTGCTGGAGCTCGCGGACGGTGAGTCCGGGGAGGCCGCGGTCTCCGTCGTCATCGGCAAGAAGAAGTCCGAGGCCGCCGCCACCAAGCTCGCTGACGTCGCCGATCCCGCCGAGCCGGCCGCCTACGACAAGCCCAAGTACTCCTACTTCACCAAGCTACAACACGACAATG GTGTAAGAAAGTGTCAGCAAGAGCTGAAAAGGTTGCGAGAGGTTCTAATAAAACTAAGGGAGGAGGAAATAAAACtaaaggaaaaagaagggaaCGAAGGTCATATCAAGGAGTTGTTCGAGGAGCAAAGGAGATTGAGGCAGGAGCAGAGAAAACTGAGGATGGATGAAGCTATATTGGTGCCTCAAAGAAAAGCTTTCTACGAGGAGCATTGCATTCCTTTGGAGGAGGATGAGAGGATGAAATCCGGCAGTTCTGATTTTGCCAATGCAGATTCTGGTAGCAATTATGATGAGATTAGTGGCAATGCATACAACAATAATAATGTCAGTAACTGTGGGAGCAACGATCAAGTGTGTGATAGCGGTGAGCACTACTCATATGGATATGACGAGAGGCAGGTTGAGAGAGGTCATGACAACTACAACAACGGTGAGAGGCAAGGGAACCGTCAGGGCCAGCCCAGGATGAAGAAGGTGTACATGCGTAAGGTGAAGACGTCATCTGATGCTGGAACAGAGGCTGAGGAAAAAGCTGAAGAGAATGTGGTGTCTGCTAAAGCGACAGAACAGAAGGAGGCTAATGCTGATAATGCTTCTGAATCAAACAAATCTGCTGG GGGTGCTGCTCAGGATGGTTCTAACAACCAACAAGGTGCCGCCGCTGGAGAAAGAAAACTTATTCGAAAGGAGAGGCTTAACGGCtctaagaagaggaagaagaaaaatgctaagaaaaTCATGGGCAATGAGTCAGAAAAGGTGAAGAAGCAAGATTCTGAGGTAGATGGTTCAAAGAAACAGGCTGACAAGCAACCATTAGAAGAAGAGAAAAAG ACCCTTGCTGAGTATGAGAGgatgcgcgaggagaaaaagaagTCCTCGGAGGTCCCAAAAACTGAG GCAGAAAAGGCTCAGCCCATAGTTAAGGAGGCTAGCAAGAAGAAAGGAACAGTTGAGGCAGAGGGAAAGGAGGCTACTACAAAGGATGCCAAACCTAAGAAG GTTGCCGTCCCCCACCAAAATCTTGGGTTCAGGCCGCCAAAACGTGTATCCTATGATCAGAAAGCTGCCGTCCAAAATGGCGATGGTGCGTCAACATATGCCTACAATGGCGGAAGCAACGGCGCTCCAAGGGACGACTATTCTGGTCCTGGACGTCGCGACGGGTACAACAGGGGCAACGACGGACACGGCTACGACGGGTACCAAGGCAATGGTAGGTACCGTCAACAACATCAGCAGGGCGGGCAGCAGCAGAGACGTCCAGCCGATGAAAGGTACTACGGGGAGCACCGCAATTCTGCGCCGCTTCTGGACGTCGAGAACATGTCCAAATTCCCCGCGGTACCTGTAGCCTCCTCGGCTCAATCTGCGGCGCTGGCCTCTGCATCCGCACCAGCCCTAGCTGAGGCCTCTGCTCCGACTTCGACGTAA
- the LOC112875062 gene encoding pirin-like protein isoform X3, whose product MTTTMMRLRQHLASPIYTSAIARIGNRAHHHRLPIAPPQKLRTSTATQNKLLLLLIVLLVCFLFFLIPTVLLPPARTMSSSSSSASDAAAASAPFEKPRAVVKKLLAESQPEGQGATVRRSIGRHELRNLDPFLMLDEFSVSKPAGFPDHPHRGFETVTYMLEGAFTHQDFAGHKGTIRTGDVQWMTAGRGIVHSEMPAGDGVQKGLQLWINLSSKDKMIEPRYQELQSKDISRAEKDGVEVRIIAGEAFGVRSPVYTRTPTMYMDFTMPPGSELHQPVPEGWNAFVYIIDGEGVFGREKSAAVGAHHCLVLGPGDGLSVWNRSGAPLRFALVGGQPLGEPVVQHGPFVMNSRAEIQQAMEDYYYGKNGFERASQWTSSA is encoded by the exons atgacgacgacgatgatgaggCTGAGGCAGCACCTGGCCTCCCCTATTTATACCTCCGCCATCGCCAGGATCGGCAACAGAgcccaccaccaccgcctcccCATCGCGCCACCGCAAAAGCTGCGAACAAGTACTGCTACCCAGAACAAGCTCCTGCTCCTCCTGATTGTCCTGCTAGTctgcttcttgttcttcttgatCCCGACCGTCTTGTTGCCCCCAGCCCGGACcatgtcgtcgtcgtcctcctctgcctcggacgccgccgccgcttcggcgcCGTTCGAGAAGCCCAGGGCCGTGGTCAAGAAGCTCCTCGCCGAGTCGCAGCCCGAGGGACAGGGCGCCACCGTCCGGAGGAGCATCGGCAG GCATGAGCTCAGGAACCTGGACcccttcctcatgctcgacgagTTCTCAG TCTCCAAGCCCGCCGGGTTCCCCGACCATCCCCACAGAGGATTCGAGACCGTCACCTACATGCTCGAG GGCGCCTTCACCCACCAGGACTTTGCAGGCCACAAGGGCACCATCAGGACTGGGGATGTCCAGTGGATGACTGCCGGGCGAGGCATCGTGCACTCGGAGATGCCGGCGGGAGACGGGGTGCAGAAGGGCCTGCAGCTCTGGATCAACCTCTCCTCCAAGGACAAGAT GATCGAGCCCCGGTACCAGGAGCTCCAGAGCAAGGACATCAGCCGCGCCGAGAAGGACGGCGTGGAGGTCCGGATCATCGCCGGCGAGGCCTTCGGCGTGCGCTCCCCGGTGTACACGCGCACCCCGACCATGTACATGGACTTCACCATGCCGCCGGGGTCGGAGCTCCATCAGCCCGTCCCGGAGGGCTGGAACGCCTTCGTGTACATCATCGACGGCGAGGGCGTGTTCGGGCGGGAGAAGTCGGCCGCCGTCGGCGCGCACCACTGCCTCGTGCTGGGCCCCGGCGACGGGCTGAGCGTGTGGAACAGGTCCGGCGCGCCGCTGCGGTTCGCGCTGGTGGGCGGGCAGCCGCTGGGCGAGCCGGTGGTGCAGCACGGGCCCTTCGTCATGAACTCGCGCGCCGAGATCCAGCAGGCCATGGAGGACTACTACTACGGCAAGAACGGCTTCGAGAGGGCCAGCCAGTGGACATCCTCCGCATGA
- the LOC112875062 gene encoding pirin-like protein isoform X2: MTTTMMRLRQHLASPIYTSAIARIGNRAHHHRLPIAPPQKLRTTRTMSSSSSSASDAAAASAPFEKPRAVVKKLLAESQPEGQGATVRRSIGRHELRNLDPFLMLDEFSVSKPAGFPDHPHRGFETVTYMLEVRPLYSSTLCLPAAFCPRELFAQMSASALLVGLQGAFTHQDFAGHKGTIRTGDVQWMTAGRGIVHSEMPAGDGVQKGLQLWINLSSKDKMIEPRYQELQSKDISRAEKDGVEVRIIAGEAFGVRSPVYTRTPTMYMDFTMPPGSELHQPVPEGWNAFVYIIDGEGVFGREKSAAVGAHHCLVLGPGDGLSVWNRSGAPLRFALVGGQPLGEPVVQHGPFVMNSRAEIQQAMEDYYYGKNGFERASQWTSSA, encoded by the exons atgacgacgacgatgatgaggCTGAGGCAGCACCTGGCCTCCCCTATTTATACCTCCGCCATCGCCAGGATCGGCAACAGAgcccaccaccaccgcctcccCATCGCGCCACCGCAAAAGCTGCGAACAA CCCGGACcatgtcgtcgtcgtcctcctctgcctcggacgccgccgccgcttcggcgcCGTTCGAGAAGCCCAGGGCCGTGGTCAAGAAGCTCCTCGCCGAGTCGCAGCCCGAGGGACAGGGCGCCACCGTCCGGAGGAGCATCGGCAG GCATGAGCTCAGGAACCTGGACcccttcctcatgctcgacgagTTCTCAG TCTCCAAGCCCGCCGGGTTCCCCGACCATCCCCACAGAGGATTCGAGACCGTCACCTACATGCTCGAGGTGCGTCCACTCTACTCCTCAACCCTTTGCTTACCTGCCGCGTTCTGCCCCCGCGAGCTGTTCGCTCAAATGTCCGCTTCTGCGCTGTTGGTCGGGTTGCAGGGCGCCTTCACCCACCAGGACTTTGCAGGCCACAAGGGCACCATCAGGACTGGGGATGTCCAGTGGATGACTGCCGGGCGAGGCATCGTGCACTCGGAGATGCCGGCGGGAGACGGGGTGCAGAAGGGCCTGCAGCTCTGGATCAACCTCTCCTCCAAGGACAAGAT GATCGAGCCCCGGTACCAGGAGCTCCAGAGCAAGGACATCAGCCGCGCCGAGAAGGACGGCGTGGAGGTCCGGATCATCGCCGGCGAGGCCTTCGGCGTGCGCTCCCCGGTGTACACGCGCACCCCGACCATGTACATGGACTTCACCATGCCGCCGGGGTCGGAGCTCCATCAGCCCGTCCCGGAGGGCTGGAACGCCTTCGTGTACATCATCGACGGCGAGGGCGTGTTCGGGCGGGAGAAGTCGGCCGCCGTCGGCGCGCACCACTGCCTCGTGCTGGGCCCCGGCGACGGGCTGAGCGTGTGGAACAGGTCCGGCGCGCCGCTGCGGTTCGCGCTGGTGGGCGGGCAGCCGCTGGGCGAGCCGGTGGTGCAGCACGGGCCCTTCGTCATGAACTCGCGCGCCGAGATCCAGCAGGCCATGGAGGACTACTACTACGGCAAGAACGGCTTCGAGAGGGCCAGCCAGTGGACATCCTCCGCATGA
- the LOC112875062 gene encoding pirin-like protein isoform X4 — MTTTMMRLRQHLASPIYTSAIARIGNRAHHHRLPIAPPQKLRTTRTMSSSSSSASDAAAASAPFEKPRAVVKKLLAESQPEGQGATVRRSIGRHELRNLDPFLMLDEFSVSKPAGFPDHPHRGFETVTYMLEGAFTHQDFAGHKGTIRTGDVQWMTAGRGIVHSEMPAGDGVQKGLQLWINLSSKDKMIEPRYQELQSKDISRAEKDGVEVRIIAGEAFGVRSPVYTRTPTMYMDFTMPPGSELHQPVPEGWNAFVYIIDGEGVFGREKSAAVGAHHCLVLGPGDGLSVWNRSGAPLRFALVGGQPLGEPVVQHGPFVMNSRAEIQQAMEDYYYGKNGFERASQWTSSA; from the exons atgacgacgacgatgatgaggCTGAGGCAGCACCTGGCCTCCCCTATTTATACCTCCGCCATCGCCAGGATCGGCAACAGAgcccaccaccaccgcctcccCATCGCGCCACCGCAAAAGCTGCGAACAA CCCGGACcatgtcgtcgtcgtcctcctctgcctcggacgccgccgccgcttcggcgcCGTTCGAGAAGCCCAGGGCCGTGGTCAAGAAGCTCCTCGCCGAGTCGCAGCCCGAGGGACAGGGCGCCACCGTCCGGAGGAGCATCGGCAG GCATGAGCTCAGGAACCTGGACcccttcctcatgctcgacgagTTCTCAG TCTCCAAGCCCGCCGGGTTCCCCGACCATCCCCACAGAGGATTCGAGACCGTCACCTACATGCTCGAG GGCGCCTTCACCCACCAGGACTTTGCAGGCCACAAGGGCACCATCAGGACTGGGGATGTCCAGTGGATGACTGCCGGGCGAGGCATCGTGCACTCGGAGATGCCGGCGGGAGACGGGGTGCAGAAGGGCCTGCAGCTCTGGATCAACCTCTCCTCCAAGGACAAGAT GATCGAGCCCCGGTACCAGGAGCTCCAGAGCAAGGACATCAGCCGCGCCGAGAAGGACGGCGTGGAGGTCCGGATCATCGCCGGCGAGGCCTTCGGCGTGCGCTCCCCGGTGTACACGCGCACCCCGACCATGTACATGGACTTCACCATGCCGCCGGGGTCGGAGCTCCATCAGCCCGTCCCGGAGGGCTGGAACGCCTTCGTGTACATCATCGACGGCGAGGGCGTGTTCGGGCGGGAGAAGTCGGCCGCCGTCGGCGCGCACCACTGCCTCGTGCTGGGCCCCGGCGACGGGCTGAGCGTGTGGAACAGGTCCGGCGCGCCGCTGCGGTTCGCGCTGGTGGGCGGGCAGCCGCTGGGCGAGCCGGTGGTGCAGCACGGGCCCTTCGTCATGAACTCGCGCGCCGAGATCCAGCAGGCCATGGAGGACTACTACTACGGCAAGAACGGCTTCGAGAGGGCCAGCCAGTGGACATCCTCCGCATGA
- the LOC112875792 gene encoding golgin subfamily A member 6-like protein 7 isoform X1: protein MATYNFGLLELADGESGEAAVSVVIGKKKSEAAATKLADVADPAEPAAYDKPKYSYFTKLQHDNGVRKCQQELKRLREVLIKLREEEIKLKEKEGNEGHIKELFEEQRRLRQEQRKLRMDEAILVPQRKAFYEEHCIPLEEDERMKSGSSDFANADSGSNYDEISGNAYNNNNVSNCGSNDQVCDSGEHYSYGYDERQVERGHDNYNNGERQGNRQGQPRMKKVYMRKVKTSSDAGTEAEEKAEENVVSAKATEQKEANADNASESNKSAGGAAQDGSNNQQGAAAGERKLIRKERLNGSKKRKKKNAKKIMGNESEKVKKQDSEVDGSKKQADKQPLEEEKKTLAEYERMREEKKKSSEVPKTEVRKITAEEFKDLQMLEKKKLDDEKTVMKAEKAQPIVKEASKKKGTVEAEGKEATTKDAKPKKVAVPHQNLGFRPPKRVSYDQKAAVQNGDGASTYAYNGGSNGAPRDDYSGPGRRDGYNRGNDGHGYDGYQGNGRYRQQHQQGGQQQRRPADERYYGEHRNSAPLLDVENMSKFPAVPVASSAQSAALASASAPALAEASAPTST, encoded by the exons ATGGCCACCTACAACTTCGGTCTGCTGGAGCTCGCGGACGGTGAGTCCGGGGAGGCCGCGGTCTCCGTCGTCATCGGCAAGAAGAAGTCCGAGGCCGCCGCCACCAAGCTCGCTGACGTCGCCGATCCCGCCGAGCCGGCCGCCTACGACAAGCCCAAGTACTCCTACTTCACCAAGCTACAACACGACAATG GTGTAAGAAAGTGTCAGCAAGAGCTGAAAAGGTTGCGAGAGGTTCTAATAAAACTAAGGGAGGAGGAAATAAAACtaaaggaaaaagaagggaaCGAAGGTCATATCAAGGAGTTGTTCGAGGAGCAAAGGAGATTGAGGCAGGAGCAGAGAAAACTGAGGATGGATGAAGCTATATTGGTGCCTCAAAGAAAAGCTTTCTACGAGGAGCATTGCATTCCTTTGGAGGAGGATGAGAGGATGAAATCCGGCAGTTCTGATTTTGCCAATGCAGATTCTGGTAGCAATTATGATGAGATTAGTGGCAATGCATACAACAATAATAATGTCAGTAACTGTGGGAGCAACGATCAAGTGTGTGATAGCGGTGAGCACTACTCATATGGATATGACGAGAGGCAGGTTGAGAGAGGTCATGACAACTACAACAACGGTGAGAGGCAAGGGAACCGTCAGGGCCAGCCCAGGATGAAGAAGGTGTACATGCGTAAGGTGAAGACGTCATCTGATGCTGGAACAGAGGCTGAGGAAAAAGCTGAAGAGAATGTGGTGTCTGCTAAAGCGACAGAACAGAAGGAGGCTAATGCTGATAATGCTTCTGAATCAAACAAATCTGCTGG GGGTGCTGCTCAGGATGGTTCTAACAACCAACAAGGTGCCGCCGCTGGAGAAAGAAAACTTATTCGAAAGGAGAGGCTTAACGGCtctaagaagaggaagaagaaaaatgctaagaaaaTCATGGGCAATGAGTCAGAAAAGGTGAAGAAGCAAGATTCTGAGGTAGATGGTTCAAAGAAACAGGCTGACAAGCAACCATTAGAAGAAGAGAAAAAG ACCCTTGCTGAGTATGAGAGgatgcgcgaggagaaaaagaagTCCTCGGAGGTCCCAAAAACTGAGGTGAGGAAGATTACTGCTGAAGAATTTAAGGATCTGCAGATGTTGGAGAAAAAGAAGCTAGATGATGAGAAAACTGTCATGAAGGCAGAAAAGGCTCAGCCCATAGTTAAGGAGGCTAGCAAGAAGAAAGGAACAGTTGAGGCAGAGGGAAAGGAGGCTACTACAAAGGATGCCAAACCTAAGAAG GTTGCCGTCCCCCACCAAAATCTTGGGTTCAGGCCGCCAAAACGTGTATCCTATGATCAGAAAGCTGCCGTCCAAAATGGCGATGGTGCGTCAACATATGCCTACAATGGCGGAAGCAACGGCGCTCCAAGGGACGACTATTCTGGTCCTGGACGTCGCGACGGGTACAACAGGGGCAACGACGGACACGGCTACGACGGGTACCAAGGCAATGGTAGGTACCGTCAACAACATCAGCAGGGCGGGCAGCAGCAGAGACGTCCAGCCGATGAAAGGTACTACGGGGAGCACCGCAATTCTGCGCCGCTTCTGGACGTCGAGAACATGTCCAAATTCCCCGCGGTACCTGTAGCCTCCTCGGCTCAATCTGCGGCGCTGGCCTCTGCATCCGCACCAGCCCTAGCTGAGGCCTCTGCTCCGACTTCGACGTAA
- the LOC112875062 gene encoding pirin-like protein isoform X1 gives MTTTMMRLRQHLASPIYTSAIARIGNRAHHHRLPIAPPQKLRTSTATQNKLLLLLIVLLVCFLFFLIPTVLLPPARTMSSSSSSASDAAAASAPFEKPRAVVKKLLAESQPEGQGATVRRSIGRHELRNLDPFLMLDEFSVSKPAGFPDHPHRGFETVTYMLEVRPLYSSTLCLPAAFCPRELFAQMSASALLVGLQGAFTHQDFAGHKGTIRTGDVQWMTAGRGIVHSEMPAGDGVQKGLQLWINLSSKDKMIEPRYQELQSKDISRAEKDGVEVRIIAGEAFGVRSPVYTRTPTMYMDFTMPPGSELHQPVPEGWNAFVYIIDGEGVFGREKSAAVGAHHCLVLGPGDGLSVWNRSGAPLRFALVGGQPLGEPVVQHGPFVMNSRAEIQQAMEDYYYGKNGFERASQWTSSA, from the exons atgacgacgacgatgatgaggCTGAGGCAGCACCTGGCCTCCCCTATTTATACCTCCGCCATCGCCAGGATCGGCAACAGAgcccaccaccaccgcctcccCATCGCGCCACCGCAAAAGCTGCGAACAAGTACTGCTACCCAGAACAAGCTCCTGCTCCTCCTGATTGTCCTGCTAGTctgcttcttgttcttcttgatCCCGACCGTCTTGTTGCCCCCAGCCCGGACcatgtcgtcgtcgtcctcctctgcctcggacgccgccgccgcttcggcgcCGTTCGAGAAGCCCAGGGCCGTGGTCAAGAAGCTCCTCGCCGAGTCGCAGCCCGAGGGACAGGGCGCCACCGTCCGGAGGAGCATCGGCAG GCATGAGCTCAGGAACCTGGACcccttcctcatgctcgacgagTTCTCAG TCTCCAAGCCCGCCGGGTTCCCCGACCATCCCCACAGAGGATTCGAGACCGTCACCTACATGCTCGAGGTGCGTCCACTCTACTCCTCAACCCTTTGCTTACCTGCCGCGTTCTGCCCCCGCGAGCTGTTCGCTCAAATGTCCGCTTCTGCGCTGTTGGTCGGGTTGCAGGGCGCCTTCACCCACCAGGACTTTGCAGGCCACAAGGGCACCATCAGGACTGGGGATGTCCAGTGGATGACTGCCGGGCGAGGCATCGTGCACTCGGAGATGCCGGCGGGAGACGGGGTGCAGAAGGGCCTGCAGCTCTGGATCAACCTCTCCTCCAAGGACAAGAT GATCGAGCCCCGGTACCAGGAGCTCCAGAGCAAGGACATCAGCCGCGCCGAGAAGGACGGCGTGGAGGTCCGGATCATCGCCGGCGAGGCCTTCGGCGTGCGCTCCCCGGTGTACACGCGCACCCCGACCATGTACATGGACTTCACCATGCCGCCGGGGTCGGAGCTCCATCAGCCCGTCCCGGAGGGCTGGAACGCCTTCGTGTACATCATCGACGGCGAGGGCGTGTTCGGGCGGGAGAAGTCGGCCGCCGTCGGCGCGCACCACTGCCTCGTGCTGGGCCCCGGCGACGGGCTGAGCGTGTGGAACAGGTCCGGCGCGCCGCTGCGGTTCGCGCTGGTGGGCGGGCAGCCGCTGGGCGAGCCGGTGGTGCAGCACGGGCCCTTCGTCATGAACTCGCGCGCCGAGATCCAGCAGGCCATGGAGGACTACTACTACGGCAAGAACGGCTTCGAGAGGGCCAGCCAGTGGACATCCTCCGCATGA